The Tenebrio molitor chromosome 5, icTenMoli1.1, whole genome shotgun sequence genome segment aatttgaaatttggaaaggatagtagcgtttttaacatttgaacatttttatttctttgtttcatacaaattaaaattaaatgtacaattagaATTTCCGCTAATGTCGAACATTCCTGAAGCGGAAGTGAATTCGCTCGTCATTGGACAATTAATTGTAGAACCTCCCGAAGTGGAAGCCACATCTGTTGAGTTTCGTccaggaaacatttttttcgcaatttcaatttttttattgatagaatCATTCACATAACCTTCCGCATTTCCACTACTTTTCCATCCTCCCACAcgttttagtgtcaaaatatCTCCACCTGCATCCACAACCATTGTTGCTGCTGATCGGCGAAATGAGTGACCTGTGTATAATTCAGGTTCTTGTAGCCCTAAGtatgttgcaatttttttcggtACACCGCCAATAGTGTGCTGGCCAACATTGAGGGAAATACATTTGCCATTACGGTAGGTTAAAAAGAAACGTAATTGGTCTGCTTGACGAGGACGAAGAGCTGCATATTTTCTGTACAAAACACAAGGTTGAAAACTGCAGCCCTCATCTGTGATCGTAAATCTCCTTGTTGTTAAATTCTTTGTATTCCGTAAAGTGACGATAATATATTTCTCAACATCTTCTACGTCCTTCACCGTCAACGAGAGAAGCTCGTCACACCGGCAAGcaccaaaaattccaaaaattgtaatcactTTATATAACAACCAATAGTCATCAGGAGcttcaacaagaaatttttcCACTTGCTCTTTTGTTAAAACCCTTGCCTTCTTCGGCACGTAACGCTCATTCTTTCTCTTGAGAAAAGCAATTACCTTATGAAATCtacaaatgtcaagttaaaatatcacttttttgacaacgtcTGTAATAGGAAAACAAACCTGCGAACTTCagcattttctttaatttccagGCAGCTTTTTAACATGGACCATTTCGACCACAAAGAATTGGGGCTAAATTTGTCTGATAGTTGGTGAAGATACACCAAAAGAACGTCTTCCGTTACACCAGTtacgttattgtttttctgccaatttttaaattcttcatatTCTCGTTCATATCTTGCTAAATACTTCGCTGGCAGTAAACTGGAAGCCACGTTTATAGCTTcctttttgatttcttctggcacgttcatttgagaaaaaatcttgacggaaataaacaatttgaacaaacGGCGCATTGTCATAGTAATTGTACTTCTAAGGTTTCTGAGTTTTGAGCAataatttggaagaaaacagaatttgatcatttttaattttatttagttgtttacaatttagtaacaaataaaatattatacaagacACGCCAGGTAACTGGTTTTACTGGCTCAAGGAGGTAACTGACTCGTCTTCGACTCGTCAGTTATATCCTCCATTcgccagtaaaaaccattttacctggcttgtaatgtaaaatactatttcGTAACTGAACACAAATGGATCACTTGGTGACAATTTTACAGTTTGTTCATCGTCCTGATGATGCCAACTTGGTTGGACGAAACGCGTCGACAAAATTCGACAAATTTTTGGTGTGtgggaattttttcaatttttcgtgTAAGTTTTCGTaagattgaaaaatttatccgatcaaaaaatttggttttgttattttaccttcgattgAATCCTTTTTACAATATCTTTTTTAACCATTTGATTTCAGTGAAGTGCGCACACTTTACGCCACTGCACTGGTAAGATTCTACTTGTCAGATTCGCATGACTCAGTGTGCTACTCTTAGAACGGGCGGACTCTAATAGTGCAGttcttatcaacataattaccggcgtctcgcctccgcattttgactttgttgtgtattatgttctgtgttaatgttaaggaatttcctcacgatatgacatgtataataatatacctttttgaatttcaactaccaatgtgtttcctaaatccagaatttttaaaaagagattgcggtactattccctttgctgaaattattagtggtaaaatagaaattttttctaaattccaaagatttctcatagcaacggagagctctaaata includes the following:
- the LOC138131574 gene encoding tyrosine recombinase XerC-like; translated protein: MIKFCFLPNYCSKLRNLRSTITMTMRRLFKLFISVKIFSQMNVPEEIKKEAINVASSLLPAKYLARYEREYEEFKNWQKNNNVTGVTEDVLLVYLHQLSDKFSPNSLWSKWSMLKSCLEIKENAEVRRFHKVIAFLKRKNERYVPKKARVLTKEQVEKFLVEAPDDYWLLYKVITIFGIFGACRCDELLSLTVKDVEDVEKYIIVTLRNTKNLTTRRFTITDEGCSFQPCVLYRKYAALRPRQADQLRFFLTYRNGKCISLNVGQHTIGGVPKKIATYLGLQEPELYTGHSFRRSAATMVVDAGGDILTLKRVGGWKSSGNAEGYVNDSINKKIEIAKKMFPGRNSTDVASTSGGSTINCPMTSEFTSASGMFDISGNSNCTFNFNLYETKK